One Paraburkholderia caffeinilytica DNA segment encodes these proteins:
- a CDS encoding (2Fe-2S)-binding protein has protein sequence MGSLNINGRAVAVQAEPDMPLLWVLRCDLGMTGTKFGCGVGICGACTIHLDGKAGLACQTPMSSLHSQKITTIEGVQGAEAQALKAAWIDLDVVQCGYCQSAQLMAACALLKQKPNPTDADIDAAMSNIVCRCGTYPRVRAAIHQAAAKRRPA, from the coding sequence ATGGGATCGCTCAACATCAACGGCCGGGCAGTGGCCGTACAAGCCGAACCGGACATGCCGCTCCTGTGGGTGCTGCGCTGCGACCTCGGCATGACCGGCACCAAGTTCGGCTGCGGCGTGGGCATTTGCGGCGCGTGCACGATTCATCTCGACGGCAAGGCGGGCCTTGCCTGCCAGACGCCGATGTCGAGCCTGCACTCGCAGAAGATCACCACAATCGAAGGCGTGCAGGGCGCCGAAGCACAGGCGCTGAAAGCAGCGTGGATCGATCTCGATGTGGTGCAGTGCGGTTATTGCCAAAGCGCGCAACTGATGGCGGCTTGCGCGTTGCTCAAGCAGAAGCCCAATCCCACCGATGCCGACATCGACGCGGCGATGTCCAACATTGTGTGCCGTTGCGGCACGTATCCGAGGGTGCGGGCGGCGATTCACCAGGCGGCCGCGAAACGGCGGCCCGCTTAG
- a CDS encoding xanthine dehydrogenase family protein molybdopterin-binding subunit, translating to MLKRRTFLLGGAGAFGVLLVGWSVLPPGQRLTPSTPLPAVGNQAALNGWVKIAADNSVTVMMCKAEMGQGIHTGLAMLLAEELDADWSQVRVENSPIDKIYNSVQAIIDDLPFRPDDDSTVKRATVWMTRKLVRDAGTMMTGGSSSINDLWTPMREAGASARAMLIGAAAAQWKVPSGECRTEGGYVLHASGHKASFGELSAMAAQQPLPRKVALKDPADFKLIGKPMRRIEAASKINGTARFGIDALPDGLIYASVMMCPTLGGTVAHFDASPARTMPGFIKAFSLKPYGGGSGGVAVIADNPFRAMNAVSAINVAWNDGPAVKLSSASVDTRLKQALDDSDGHAYYRQGDVEAALIGAARILTAEYHAPYLAHGAVEPVNCTVQVADGAATVWVSTQIPALARQHVAKVLDIDADKVDVQTQLLGGAFGRRLELDFIAQAAAIAREGGGRPVQTIWSRAEDFTHDFYRPACVSRLKAGLDKDGKLVAWHATSASQAIVPESLARYYGVPRMPIDKTTCEGAFDQPYEWPAARVAHKIVELPIPVGFWRSVGHSHQAFFTEGFTDEIAVATGQDPIAFRAALLAQHPRHLAVLRRVAVLSDWGRPMTRAADGTKRARGVALHEAFGSVVAQVAEVSVGPNRQIRVHRVVCVIDCGLPVNPNLIRQQMESGIVFGLSTALQDEITIDGGVVTQKNFLDFPVVRMNDCPVIETDIMPSQMHPQGVGELGVPPVAPAVANAVFALTGQRLRALPLRLA from the coding sequence ATGTTAAAGCGCAGAACCTTCCTGCTAGGCGGCGCCGGGGCGTTCGGTGTGCTGCTGGTCGGCTGGTCGGTCCTGCCGCCGGGGCAGCGCCTGACGCCTTCCACGCCCCTGCCGGCCGTCGGCAACCAGGCCGCACTCAACGGCTGGGTCAAGATCGCCGCCGACAACAGCGTCACGGTCATGATGTGCAAAGCGGAAATGGGGCAGGGCATCCACACCGGCCTCGCGATGCTGCTCGCCGAAGAACTGGACGCCGACTGGTCGCAGGTTCGCGTGGAAAACTCGCCGATCGACAAGATCTACAACAGCGTGCAGGCCATCATCGACGATCTGCCGTTTCGTCCCGACGACGACAGCACCGTCAAGCGCGCCACGGTCTGGATGACCCGCAAGCTGGTGCGCGACGCCGGCACGATGATGACGGGCGGTTCATCGAGCATCAACGATCTATGGACGCCGATGCGCGAAGCCGGCGCCTCGGCGCGCGCGATGCTGATCGGCGCCGCGGCCGCGCAATGGAAAGTGCCATCGGGTGAATGCCGCACGGAAGGCGGTTACGTTCTGCACGCGTCCGGCCACAAGGCGAGCTTCGGCGAACTTTCCGCGATGGCCGCGCAGCAGCCGCTGCCACGCAAGGTCGCGCTGAAAGATCCCGCCGACTTCAAGCTGATCGGCAAACCGATGCGGCGCATCGAAGCCGCATCGAAAATCAACGGCACAGCGCGCTTCGGCATCGACGCGCTACCCGACGGTCTCATCTACGCAAGCGTGATGATGTGTCCCACGTTAGGCGGGACAGTGGCGCATTTCGACGCCTCGCCTGCGAGGACCATGCCTGGCTTCATCAAGGCATTTTCGCTGAAACCCTATGGCGGCGGCAGCGGCGGCGTTGCGGTCATTGCCGACAACCCGTTCCGCGCGATGAACGCGGTCAGCGCGATCAACGTGGCGTGGAATGACGGCCCCGCAGTCAAACTGTCGAGCGCGAGCGTGGACACGCGTCTGAAGCAGGCACTGGACGACAGCGACGGTCACGCTTACTACCGTCAAGGCGACGTCGAAGCCGCGTTGATCGGCGCGGCGCGAATCCTCACCGCCGAGTACCACGCGCCGTATCTTGCGCATGGCGCGGTCGAGCCGGTCAATTGCACGGTGCAGGTTGCGGACGGCGCGGCCACCGTTTGGGTCTCGACGCAAATACCGGCGCTCGCAAGGCAGCACGTCGCGAAAGTGCTGGACATCGACGCCGACAAAGTCGACGTGCAAACGCAACTGCTCGGCGGCGCTTTCGGGCGCCGTCTCGAACTCGACTTCATCGCGCAAGCCGCGGCGATTGCGCGCGAGGGCGGTGGCCGTCCGGTGCAGACAATCTGGTCGCGCGCAGAGGATTTCACCCACGATTTCTATCGTCCGGCGTGCGTGTCGCGCCTGAAGGCCGGTCTCGACAAAGACGGCAAGCTCGTCGCATGGCACGCCACTTCGGCGAGCCAGGCGATCGTGCCGGAATCGCTCGCGCGCTACTACGGCGTGCCGCGCATGCCGATCGACAAGACCACGTGCGAAGGCGCGTTCGATCAACCCTACGAATGGCCCGCGGCGCGCGTGGCGCACAAGATCGTCGAATTGCCGATCCCGGTTGGATTCTGGCGATCGGTCGGCCATTCGCATCAGGCGTTTTTCACCGAGGGCTTTACCGACGAAATCGCCGTAGCCACCGGCCAGGATCCGATTGCGTTTCGCGCGGCGCTGCTTGCGCAGCATCCGCGCCATCTGGCGGTGTTAAGGCGCGTGGCGGTCTTATCGGATTGGGGACGTCCCATGACGCGGGCCGCCGACGGCACAAAGCGGGCGCGTGGCGTTGCGTTGCACGAAGCGTTCGGCAGTGTCGTCGCGCAGGTGGCGGAAGTATCGGTCGGCCCGAACAGGCAGATTCGCGTGCATCGGGTGGTCTGCGTGATCGACTGTGGATTGCCGGTGAATCCCAACCTGATTCGTCAGCAGATGGAGAGCGGCATCGTGTTCGGCCTGTCGACTGCATTGCAGGACGAAATCACCATCGACGGCGGCGTGGTGACGCAGAAGAACTTCCTCGATTTCCCGGTCGTGCGGATGAACGACTGTCCGGTGATCGAAACCGACATCATGCCGAGCCAGATGCATCCGCAAGGCGTCGGTGAACTGGGCGTGCCGCCGGTCGCGCCGGCGGTGGCCAATGCGGTGTTCGCGCTGACCGGCCAGCGCTTGCGTGCGTTGCCGTTGAGGCTTGCGTGA
- a CDS encoding sensor domain-containing protein: MNKIFSAPASFEAEHSLLSLAANETDTAIVITDNLGKAIYVNDGFTRMLGYTSAEMWGKLPSAMVCGPYTDTETLQRIRQHVSSGESFRAEILIYDRWGKPLWISAVVNAVKSEQGECTAMVGVWTDITNTKMHEVLQHKVLHALVREAPILGVMRLICTEVERIAPEVMISIRRLDEYKRLWTLGAPSLPADYVKAMDGLMLGHAIEDCEIPGLEGQLVIFAEQTPDSFWGRQKDLAQECGLVTCWWHVIRSSDGCTLGTLAFYYRETRGPDNLHRHLADVSLNLCSLALEREASKENIRRLAYYDGLTGLPNRSALVARIESLLAEATREGCALALLFIDLDRFKQVNDSFGHPAGDTLLCEVARRVKECLGKFDVAGRLSGDEFVVALMPCDAGKAVARCESIMAKLNGPFTIGPTIVTPTASVGIALFPQHGDSVHTLLLHADMAMYHAKSKGRHRYSMFNPELNRISQENLKLERALREALHNDQLQLHYQPQVRLEDESLHGVEALARWHHPDFGMVPPERFVTLAEERGMIADLDHWVIHAACGQLRKWRCLGLAIPHVSVNVSPTTFSDQAFPGWIARTLAENGVCAADLMLEVTEGVLLDTVSGAFANLNAVRDLGVRLSVDDFGTGYSSLSYLYRMPVAELKLDKSFVRELEYNESARALSSAVISIGASLRLAIVAEGVESDAQRRTLQAQGCKVAQGYLFARPMEADKLTAWLTCSPPPASVCRS; encoded by the coding sequence ATGAATAAGATCTTTTCCGCTCCTGCGTCCTTCGAAGCGGAACACAGTCTGCTCTCACTCGCTGCAAACGAGACGGATACCGCGATCGTCATTACGGATAATCTGGGTAAGGCGATTTACGTCAACGATGGTTTTACACGCATGCTCGGCTACACGTCGGCCGAGATGTGGGGCAAATTGCCGAGCGCAATGGTCTGCGGGCCTTACACCGATACGGAAACGCTCCAGCGCATCAGGCAACACGTGAGCTCGGGCGAAAGTTTCCGCGCGGAAATCCTTATCTATGACCGCTGGGGCAAGCCACTTTGGATATCGGCGGTCGTGAATGCGGTAAAGAGTGAGCAAGGCGAATGCACCGCCATGGTAGGCGTGTGGACGGACATCACCAATACCAAGATGCACGAAGTCCTCCAGCACAAGGTGTTGCATGCTTTGGTCCGGGAAGCGCCTATCCTTGGCGTGATGCGGCTGATCTGTACCGAGGTCGAGCGTATCGCGCCCGAAGTCATGATATCGATCCGGCGTCTCGACGAATACAAAAGACTCTGGACGTTGGGTGCGCCCAGTCTGCCGGCCGACTACGTAAAGGCCATGGATGGGCTGATGCTCGGCCACGCGATAGAAGACTGCGAGATTCCCGGCCTCGAAGGCCAACTGGTGATTTTTGCCGAACAAACGCCCGATTCTTTCTGGGGCAGGCAAAAGGATCTCGCGCAGGAATGTGGCCTTGTTACGTGCTGGTGGCACGTAATCAGGTCGAGCGATGGTTGTACGCTCGGCACGCTCGCTTTCTATTACCGCGAAACACGCGGTCCGGACAATTTGCACCGGCACCTCGCCGATGTCAGCCTGAACCTCTGTTCTCTTGCATTGGAGCGCGAGGCTAGCAAAGAAAACATTCGGCGGCTCGCCTACTACGACGGTCTTACCGGTTTGCCGAATCGAAGCGCTCTCGTTGCCCGCATCGAATCGCTGCTTGCCGAAGCGACTCGAGAAGGGTGTGCATTGGCGTTGCTGTTTATCGATCTCGATCGTTTCAAGCAGGTGAACGATTCGTTCGGCCATCCCGCGGGCGACACCCTACTGTGCGAAGTCGCCAGACGCGTCAAGGAATGCCTGGGAAAATTCGACGTCGCCGGAAGACTCTCGGGGGACGAATTTGTCGTTGCGTTGATGCCGTGCGATGCCGGGAAGGCAGTTGCCCGCTGTGAATCGATCATGGCAAAGCTAAACGGTCCGTTCACGATCGGCCCAACGATCGTGACGCCGACTGCGAGCGTAGGAATCGCGCTTTTTCCGCAGCATGGCGACAGCGTCCACACGCTGCTGCTGCACGCCGACATGGCTATGTACCATGCGAAGAGCAAGGGACGTCATCGATATTCGATGTTCAACCCGGAATTGAACAGAATCTCGCAGGAAAATCTCAAGCTCGAGCGGGCGCTCAGAGAGGCATTGCACAATGACCAATTGCAACTGCACTACCAGCCTCAGGTGAGGCTCGAGGATGAGAGTCTTCACGGCGTGGAAGCATTGGCTCGCTGGCATCATCCGGACTTCGGGATGGTCCCGCCGGAGCGGTTCGTTACGCTGGCGGAAGAACGTGGCATGATCGCCGACCTTGATCACTGGGTGATTCACGCAGCCTGCGGACAACTCAGAAAATGGCGTTGCCTCGGCCTTGCGATTCCGCACGTTTCCGTGAATGTGTCCCCGACCACCTTTAGCGATCAGGCGTTTCCCGGCTGGATTGCGCGGACGCTCGCCGAGAACGGTGTTTGCGCAGCTGATCTGATGCTGGAGGTAACGGAAGGCGTATTGCTCGACACGGTGTCGGGAGCCTTCGCCAATCTGAATGCAGTACGCGATCTGGGTGTCAGATTGTCGGTCGACGACTTCGGCACCGGCTATTCCAGTCTTAGCTATCTTTATCGGATGCCCGTGGCTGAACTCAAGCTGGACAAGAGCTTCGTCCGCGAGCTCGAATACAACGAAAGCGCGAGAGCCTTGTCGAGTGCGGTCATAAGCATCGGTGCAAGTCTTCGCCTCGCCATCGTTGCCGAGGGGGTAGAGTCCGACGCACAAAGGCGAACCCTGCAGGCTCAGGGTTGCAAAGTCGCACAAGGCTATCTGTTTGCCCGGCCCATGGAAGCGGACAAGCTCACTGCATGGCTCACGTGTAGCCCGCCTCCGGCATCGGTCTGCCGCTCATAG
- a CDS encoding putative bifunctional diguanylate cyclase/phosphodiesterase, with translation MIRRIFLDSHTLYASTASGLSRSQFEAFARQLPLLYLILVVNSFAVAFTHVGTAPAWLAIYAPAAMCSACILRLFVWLGRRKYLASMSDAQVAARLKNTVLLIALLGIIFTGWGLLLFPYGDPYARAHVAFYMSITVIGCIFCLMHMRTAALLLTAIVIVPFTVFFSLTHNLVLIAIAINVVLVSIAMIIILLTYYRDFARLVESQRALEAKQSELQHLSDENLRLANLDSLTGLPNRRRFLADLDALFRSTKDGQAGFAVGVIDLDGFKQVNDVYGHGAGDRVLEEVGRRLLQFSAPTLSLARLGGDEFGLLVRDVTDRQQLLDLGASICSALQVPYAWQGTTARLSGSLGFAMSPSTGRSPAQLFEHADYALYFAKEHRRGGTTIFSREHEEQIRELGQVDQALRHADLEREMTLHFQPIVDVSSQRVISYEALARWNSPSLGLIPPSLFIKVAERSGFIHALSVKLLCKALAEMRAWDPATRIAFNLSAHDIGSAEAVGNIVDIVTKSGIAPGRLTFEVTETALIQDFEQATSSLHALKNLGVRISLDDFGTGYSSLTCIHRLPLDKVKIDRGFLKDIDSDATAQNVVRSIVELCRSLKLTCVVEGVESGVQVSVLRGLGCTVMQGFYFGHPAPFGSRGPVQQNFA, from the coding sequence ATGATTCGCCGCATCTTTCTTGACAGTCACACCCTGTACGCTTCAACTGCATCGGGCCTGTCGCGATCCCAGTTCGAGGCGTTTGCGAGACAGTTGCCTTTGCTGTACCTGATTCTGGTTGTCAATAGTTTCGCCGTGGCGTTTACCCACGTTGGGACTGCGCCGGCATGGCTTGCAATCTACGCGCCCGCTGCGATGTGTTCAGCCTGCATTCTCAGGTTGTTTGTGTGGCTCGGACGAAGAAAATACCTTGCCTCGATGAGCGACGCGCAAGTGGCGGCGCGACTGAAGAACACGGTACTGCTGATTGCGCTGCTGGGAATCATCTTTACCGGCTGGGGATTATTGCTGTTTCCTTACGGTGATCCGTACGCACGCGCTCACGTCGCGTTCTACATGTCGATTACGGTCATCGGATGCATCTTTTGCCTCATGCACATGCGCACGGCGGCACTGCTGCTGACCGCGATTGTTATCGTGCCGTTTACCGTCTTCTTCTCGCTAACGCATAACCTCGTACTGATCGCGATCGCGATTAATGTCGTACTGGTTTCGATTGCGATGATCATTATTCTTCTGACTTATTATCGAGACTTCGCGCGGCTTGTCGAATCGCAACGTGCACTTGAGGCAAAGCAGAGCGAACTGCAGCACCTCAGCGACGAAAATTTGCGGCTCGCCAATCTGGACAGCCTGACGGGTTTGCCCAATCGCCGACGCTTCCTTGCCGATCTCGATGCGCTGTTCCGGTCAACGAAAGACGGGCAAGCAGGCTTTGCAGTGGGGGTCATCGATCTGGATGGCTTCAAGCAGGTCAACGATGTCTACGGTCATGGCGCGGGGGATCGCGTACTCGAAGAGGTAGGCCGGCGACTCCTGCAATTCTCGGCGCCAACGCTGAGCCTTGCACGTCTCGGTGGAGATGAATTCGGTCTGCTTGTAAGAGACGTCACCGACAGGCAGCAACTACTCGACCTTGGTGCGAGTATCTGCAGTGCGCTCCAGGTCCCGTACGCATGGCAAGGCACGACGGCGCGACTGTCCGGATCGCTAGGCTTCGCGATGTCGCCAAGCACCGGGAGATCGCCCGCGCAACTGTTCGAACATGCCGATTACGCGCTCTATTTTGCAAAAGAGCATCGCCGTGGCGGCACAACGATTTTTTCGCGTGAGCACGAGGAGCAGATCCGTGAGCTTGGACAAGTCGACCAGGCCTTGCGGCATGCTGATCTCGAGCGCGAAATGACGCTCCATTTCCAGCCGATCGTGGACGTATCCAGCCAGCGCGTTATTTCCTACGAAGCGCTGGCGCGCTGGAACAGCCCCTCACTGGGACTCATACCGCCATCGCTTTTCATCAAGGTGGCGGAACGGAGCGGTTTCATTCACGCGCTGTCGGTCAAACTCTTGTGCAAGGCACTGGCGGAAATGCGCGCGTGGGACCCGGCAACCCGGATCGCGTTCAACCTCTCGGCGCACGATATCGGGTCGGCGGAAGCCGTCGGAAATATCGTGGACATAGTCACGAAAAGCGGTATTGCACCCGGGCGACTGACGTTCGAAGTGACAGAAACCGCACTGATCCAGGATTTCGAACAGGCCACTTCTTCACTGCATGCGCTAAAGAACCTTGGAGTCCGCATCTCCCTCGACGACTTCGGGACCGGCTATTCCAGCCTGACGTGCATTCACCGACTACCGCTGGATAAGGTCAAGATTGATCGCGGGTTCCTGAAAGATATCGATTCCGACGCGACTGCCCAGAACGTCGTGCGAAGCATCGTCGAACTGTGCCGATCGCTCAAACTGACGTGTGTCGTCGAGGGCGTGGAATCCGGCGTTCAGGTAAGCGTATTGCGCGGGCTGGGTTGCACGGTCATGCAAGGATTCTATTTTGGTCATCCTGCGCCGTTCGGCAGCCGAGGTCCTGTGCAACAGAACTTCGCATAA
- a CDS encoding ABC transporter substrate-binding protein, which translates to MNRRQALLTCAYAALTGVSGRAFAERRAPRVVFLNPGEAVQRGTGQHWQLVSRFMAMAAQTFNMQLEVLYAERDHLLMQRQAEEVARRADAPDYVIIVNEKMAAQQMLKTLARSPAKILLIHNDLTPDQRRAVGNERQRISNWIGTLTANAQRAGYRLMQFLYRQLGQNGAQVIGITGDPSTPVSLERAAGVDDFLFHAPNARTCQLVFSDWSYADSDQKARVLLARYPDANVIWAANDAMALGALDAVKARNARVLVGGMGALQEALARVVDGGLAAMMAGDYFIGAWAMVLLHDHNQGKDFAANGGLRQKLDFLTVIHRENAVRYADVVFRSGAMLDFGLYSKARSARPGPYDFNLQYLLNTASRVS; encoded by the coding sequence ATGAATCGTAGGCAAGCGCTGCTCACCTGCGCGTACGCGGCCCTGACCGGCGTCTCCGGACGGGCTTTCGCCGAGAGGCGCGCGCCGCGCGTGGTGTTTCTTAATCCTGGCGAGGCGGTACAACGCGGTACGGGACAGCATTGGCAACTGGTCTCCCGATTCATGGCAATGGCGGCGCAGACCTTCAATATGCAACTGGAGGTGCTGTACGCGGAACGTGACCATCTGCTGATGCAGCGCCAGGCAGAGGAGGTTGCGCGACGCGCCGATGCGCCGGACTACGTAATCATCGTCAACGAAAAGATGGCCGCGCAGCAGATGCTCAAGACGCTGGCGCGCTCGCCGGCGAAAATCCTGCTCATCCACAACGACCTGACGCCCGACCAGCGTCGCGCGGTTGGCAATGAGCGGCAACGGATTTCGAACTGGATCGGCACGCTGACGGCAAACGCCCAGCGCGCCGGGTACCGGCTGATGCAATTTCTGTATCGACAACTGGGCCAGAACGGGGCGCAGGTCATCGGCATTACGGGAGACCCTAGCACGCCGGTCTCGCTGGAGCGAGCTGCGGGTGTTGACGACTTCCTGTTTCATGCTCCGAATGCGCGAACCTGCCAACTGGTCTTCAGCGACTGGAGCTATGCCGACAGCGATCAAAAGGCGCGCGTGCTGCTCGCCCGCTATCCGGATGCCAATGTGATCTGGGCCGCCAACGACGCGATGGCGCTCGGGGCACTGGACGCCGTCAAGGCGCGCAACGCGCGCGTTCTGGTGGGAGGCATGGGCGCGTTGCAGGAAGCCCTGGCCAGGGTGGTCGACGGCGGTCTGGCGGCCATGATGGCAGGCGACTATTTCATCGGCGCCTGGGCGATGGTTCTGTTGCACGATCACAATCAGGGCAAAGACTTTGCCGCGAACGGAGGTCTGCGTCAAAAGCTCGACTTTCTGACGGTGATCCACCGCGAAAACGCCGTCCGTTACGCTGACGTCGTGTTCCGGAGCGGAGCAATGCTCGACTTTGGTCTTTACTCGAAGGCCCGATCTGCGCGTCCGGGTCCCTACGACTTCAATCTTCAATATCTTCTGAACACGGCGTCCAGGGTTTCATGA
- a CDS encoding histidine kinase, which yields MSPRLTLRSPSLHTKLMLALVILVAIVAGTSAYALVAHERQRRLTELEERATRIADLFSRSLAQPLWNIDLGAINGQLAALAPNPEVAQFTVTAVGYGTVSTAGKTVQPSPGDSVVRVRAIEYTPPGDAPREKIGEVRVVLTKAVAEQAISDARRAILAMIAAVVAVLYAATFLLLKQMVRSPINRLEEMVDRIASGDLHARCTVESGDELGRLALRVNVMADRLQESTVCLRNSERKYRSIVENALEGIFLLDQNGQLDEANPAMAQLLGYCDVPDLIDAAASVPHKQPFSPEQIATLLEILRMRGDIVGLEMELKRLDSTPIWVQLNARGVTGDDGSLRGVEGLLTDMTARKHAVESLRRHRDQLELEVGVRKRAELELLASREQLQQLSAHLEAIREEERKHIAMEIHDELGQLLTALKMDLSLLRMQLPVGSAAMQKAEQMRNLVEQTIQIVRNVASHLRPAALNFGLASALEWLAGDFTDHTHIPCHFNVTGAEPTFSDFRATALFRIAQESLTNVARHAGASRVDVTLANTEAGVELTVCDNGRGFDMVAARAGYSYGLQGMAERARLIDAQLLIESAPDSGSVVRLFVRDDAVIVT from the coding sequence ATGTCCCCACGGCTTACGCTACGCTCGCCCAGTTTGCACACCAAGCTGATGCTGGCGCTCGTGATACTGGTCGCGATCGTGGCCGGCACCTCGGCGTATGCGCTGGTCGCGCACGAACGGCAGCGCCGGCTCACTGAACTGGAGGAGCGCGCCACCCGGATCGCCGACCTGTTCAGCCGGTCACTCGCTCAACCTTTGTGGAACATCGATCTCGGCGCGATCAACGGTCAGCTCGCCGCGCTCGCGCCGAATCCCGAAGTGGCCCAATTCACCGTCACGGCAGTGGGCTACGGTACGGTATCCACCGCGGGGAAAACCGTCCAGCCGAGCCCGGGCGACAGCGTGGTGCGCGTCAGGGCAATTGAATACACGCCACCCGGCGATGCACCGAGGGAAAAGATCGGCGAGGTGCGCGTCGTCCTCACGAAGGCGGTCGCGGAACAGGCGATCAGCGACGCCCGCCGGGCGATTCTCGCCATGATCGCGGCCGTCGTTGCCGTGCTCTACGCCGCGACTTTCCTGCTGCTCAAGCAAATGGTGCGCAGTCCGATCAACCGTCTTGAGGAGATGGTCGACCGGATCGCGAGCGGCGACCTTCATGCGCGCTGCACTGTCGAATCCGGCGATGAGCTGGGCCGGCTCGCCTTGCGCGTCAACGTGATGGCCGACCGTCTTCAGGAATCCACGGTGTGTCTGCGCAATAGCGAACGGAAATACCGAAGCATCGTTGAGAACGCCCTTGAAGGTATCTTCCTGCTCGATCAGAACGGGCAACTGGATGAAGCCAATCCGGCCATGGCGCAACTGCTCGGCTATTGCGACGTGCCCGACCTGATCGACGCCGCGGCGAGCGTCCCCCACAAACAACCGTTCTCGCCGGAGCAGATTGCAACCCTGCTTGAAATTCTGCGCATGCGGGGTGACATCGTGGGACTCGAGATGGAGTTAAAGCGTCTCGACAGCACACCGATCTGGGTTCAACTCAATGCGCGCGGCGTGACAGGCGACGACGGCAGCCTGAGAGGAGTTGAAGGCTTGCTGACCGACATGACGGCCCGCAAGCATGCGGTGGAAAGCCTGCGGCGCCATCGCGACCAGCTCGAACTGGAAGTCGGGGTGCGCAAACGGGCCGAGCTGGAGCTGCTGGCGTCGCGCGAACAGCTGCAACAGTTATCCGCCCATCTGGAAGCCATTCGCGAGGAGGAAAGGAAACACATCGCGATGGAAATTCACGATGAACTCGGCCAGTTGCTGACGGCATTGAAAATGGACTTGTCGTTGCTGAGGATGCAACTGCCGGTGGGTTCCGCCGCCATGCAAAAAGCCGAGCAGATGCGCAATCTGGTTGAGCAAACCATCCAGATCGTGCGCAATGTGGCCAGCCATCTTCGGCCGGCCGCACTGAATTTCGGCCTCGCCTCCGCGCTGGAATGGCTCGCCGGAGATTTCACCGACCATACTCACATTCCCTGTCATTTCAATGTCACGGGTGCCGAACCGACCTTCTCGGATTTCCGCGCGACCGCGCTATTCCGTATCGCGCAGGAGTCGCTGACTAACGTGGCCCGTCATGCCGGTGCATCGCGTGTCGATGTGACGCTGGCGAACACCGAAGCGGGTGTCGAGTTGACGGTCTGCGATAACGGCCGAGGCTTTGATATGGTTGCCGCACGGGCCGGATACTCATACGGCCTGCAGGGCATGGCCGAGCGCGCCAGGCTGATCGATGCGCAGCTGCTCATCGAGAGCGCGCCCGATTCCGGCTCTGTCGTGCGTCTTTTTGTTCGGGACGACGCCGTTATTGTCACGTAG
- a CDS encoding YfiR family protein, with protein MHAKVCTAAACRAAAMTPRGAATIAARTTSGRHGWAASLRHVLLAAVCALCTASATLAGTPASAAGPASDTSANTTSHADPAMSPRDAAVRQVVLGIISFTHWPTTPARLRLCVTGRPNYAHGLVDTLQAGSTPLDVQRIDLDDPAIATVCDVVYFGDLSDDERNQVRAAVAGHAVLTISEHNPSCVTGSMFCLNVDDEPITFDINLDAVARSGVRVQPNVLKLARRPLTP; from the coding sequence ATGCATGCGAAGGTGTGCACCGCGGCTGCCTGTCGTGCGGCGGCAATGACGCCAAGAGGCGCGGCGACGATCGCTGCGCGGACGACGTCTGGTCGGCATGGCTGGGCCGCCTCGCTTCGCCACGTCTTGCTCGCGGCGGTTTGCGCGCTGTGTACGGCATCGGCGACGCTCGCCGGGACACCCGCCAGTGCAGCCGGTCCAGCCAGCGACACGTCCGCCAACACCACGAGCCACGCCGATCCCGCCATGTCGCCGCGCGACGCCGCCGTGCGTCAGGTCGTGCTAGGCATCATCAGTTTCACGCACTGGCCGACGACTCCCGCCCGCCTGCGACTGTGCGTGACGGGCCGGCCTAACTACGCGCACGGCCTGGTCGACACGCTGCAGGCCGGCTCGACGCCGCTCGATGTGCAGCGCATCGACCTGGATGATCCCGCCATCGCTACAGTCTGCGACGTCGTTTATTTCGGCGACCTGAGCGACGATGAGAGAAACCAGGTCAGGGCGGCCGTGGCCGGCCATGCGGTCCTGACCATCTCTGAACACAACCCGTCCTGCGTCACCGGCAGCATGTTCTGCCTCAATGTCGATGACGAACCCATCACGTTCGACATCAATCTCGACGCCGTGGCGCGCAGCGGCGTACGGGTTCAACCGAATGTGCTCAAGCTCGCCCGGCGACCACTGACGCCATGA